The following are from one region of the Nymphaea colorata isolate Beijing-Zhang1983 chromosome 7, ASM883128v2, whole genome shotgun sequence genome:
- the LOC116257058 gene encoding mitochondrial import inner membrane translocase subunit TIM22-4-like produces the protein MAATPSSASEPEGTPVVEKDAEKTIQPLRLPTPEEIRGQDIWNNCAVRTAVSGIMGGGLGLVMGLFFGALDNPIMQEEMTARQQFVYTAKQMGRRSWSSAKTFAVMGLIFSGVECVVEKARAKHDITNTVAAGCVTGGTLSAKGGPKAACAGCAGFATFSVLIEKFLDRHD, from the exons ATGGCGGCAACACCATCATCTGCATCTGAACCAGAAGGCACGCCAGTGGTCGAAAAAGACGCGGAGAAAACCATACAGCCGCTGAGGCTGCCCACCCCTGAAGAGATCCGGGGTCAAGACATATGGAACAACTGCGCGGTTCGCACCGCAGTCAGTGGCATCAtgg GAGGTGGTCTTGGGTTGGTCATGGGCTTATTCTTTGGGGCCTTGGACAACCCAATAATGCAGGAAGAGATGACCGCCAGACAGCAGTTCGTGTACACCGCGAAACAGATGGGAAGGAGAAGTTGGAGCTCTGCTAAGACGTTCGCAGTCATGGGTCTCATCTTCTCTGGAGTAGAGTGCGTCGTAGAGAAG GCTAGGGCTAAGCATGACATTACGAATACAGTTGCAGCTGGATGCGTTACTGGGGGAACGCTATCTGCCAAAG GTGGTCCTAAGGCAGCGTGTGCAGGTTGTGCAGGTTTTGCTACATTTTCAGTTTTGATCGAGAAATTCTTGGATAGGCACGATTAA